The Stieleria maiorica genome includes the window GGTACGGGTCGAGTGATCAGTTTCGCATCATCCTGTCTGATCTGCTGTGTTTGACTCCCTCCGACGAGGGCAGCGACAAGGACCTCAGTGCGATCGAGACGGATCTGGCGAATTACTTCATCGCACGTGTTGCTGATTCGATCAGCCGCGGTTGGATGGGCCAGGGTGACCTGGAAATCGAAGTCACGGATCTGGAAAAAGACGCCCGAAAACTGCGACTGTTCCGGGGCAAGGATCTAGTCACCAAGGTCTGTATCGAAGTCGAGTGCAAGGGCGGCAAGGCCACATTGAACTGGTTGTTGCCCAAACAAAAATTGCCCGCATTGCTGGACGAAACCGTCGACAATCGCGACGGCGGCGCACCGGCCTCGCCGTCCAAGGAACTGATCGGTCAGTTGCCCTTGGAAGTCGTGACGATGCTGGGGACCGCAAGCATTCCCATGTCCGAGCTGAGCAAGCTGAAACCCGGCGAATTGATCGTTCTGGATCAACGCATCGACCAACCGATGGTTTCCCACGTCGACGGCGAGCCGGCTTTCGAGTGTTGGCCTGGCCGATTGGGAAAAAAGCAAGCGGTCCAAGTTTCGAAGTGTTTGAACGAGTAGAACCGAGGAAAGTGATTCATGGCTGAAGCCAAGACAGAAACGCCCGTGTCGGACGACCCGCAAACCGCTCAAGACGCCGCGGCGAATGCGGCGGAAGATCAGGTCGATGACACGATTCCAGAATTCGAACAATTAAAACCGAATCCGCCCAAAGCCTCCAAGGACCTCGATTTCTCCCGCTTCGGAGGAGTCCAGGTCACCCTGGCGGCCGAGCTGGGACGCACCCAATTGACGATTCAAGAATTAATCGGGCTGGCGGAAGGATCGGTCGTTGAATTAAACCGGGCCATCAGCGCGCCGGTCGAGTTGGTTGCCCAAGGCGTTCCCATGGGTAACGGCGAGGTGGTCGTGATTGACAATCAATTCGCGATTCGAATCAAAGAAATCTATCCCTCCTAGCACCAACGAATCGGCATTCACATGGACGTCAACATGCCTTTCCGCTTCACCCAAAAAACGAAGTGCGTTTTTTA containing:
- a CDS encoding FliM/FliN family flagellar motor switch protein; amino-acid sequence: MNVRPFDFRDIAALDDTAVAIRTWISKSTSFFSDYWVEATGFSAKLELGAITTESYEKVLSEIPRHDLCCVAEIKERSSSVWYGSSDQFRIILSDLLCLTPSDEGSDKDLSAIETDLANYFIARVADSISRGWMGQGDLEIEVTDLEKDARKLRLFRGKDLVTKVCIEVECKGGKATLNWLLPKQKLPALLDETVDNRDGGAPASPSKELIGQLPLEVVTMLGTASIPMSELSKLKPGELIVLDQRIDQPMVSHVDGEPAFECWPGRLGKKQAVQVSKCLNE
- a CDS encoding FliM/FliN family flagellar motor switch protein, which gives rise to MAEAKTETPVSDDPQTAQDAAANAAEDQVDDTIPEFEQLKPNPPKASKDLDFSRFGGVQVTLAAELGRTQLTIQELIGLAEGSVVELNRAISAPVELVAQGVPMGNGEVVVIDNQFAIRIKEIYPS